From Lagenorhynchus albirostris chromosome 10, mLagAlb1.1, whole genome shotgun sequence, the proteins below share one genomic window:
- the PFDN6 gene encoding prefoldin subunit 6: MAELIQKKLQGEVEKYQQLQKDLSKSMSGRQKLEAQLTENNIVKEELALLDGSNVVFKLLGPVLVKQELGEARATVGKRLDYITAEIKRYESQLRDLERQSEQQRETLAQLQQEFQRAQAAKAGAPGKV; encoded by the exons ATGGCTGAGCTAATCCAGAAGAAGCTACAGGGAGAAGTGGAGAAATATCAACAGCTACAGAAGG ACTTGAGTAAATCCATGTCAGGGAGGCAGAAACTAGAGGCACAACTAACAGAAAATAATATCGTGAAGGAG GAACTGGCCCTGCTGGATGGATCCAATGTGGTCTTTAAACTTCTGGGTCCCGTGCTGGTCAAACAGGAGCTGGGGGAAGCTCGGGCCACAGTGGGGAAAAGGCTGGACTACATCACGGCTGAGAT TAAGCGATACGAATCCCAGCTCCGGGACCTAGAGCGGCAGTCAGAGCAACAGAGAGAGACCCTTGCTCAGCTGCAGCAGGAGTTCCAGCGGgcccaggcagcaaaagcagggGCTCCTGGGAAGGTCTGA
- the RGL2 gene encoding ral guanine nucleotide dissociation stimulator-like 2 yields MLPRPLRLFWDTSPPGGVVLSSFRSRDPEEGGGPGGRGVGGGQEEEEEEEEEDDEAPVSVWDEEEDGATFTVTSRQYRSVDPLAPRPPPRSFRRLRAGTLEALVRHLLDTRTSGTDVTFTAAFLATHRAFTSTPALLGLMADRLEALESHPTDELERTKGVAISVLSTWLASHPEDFGSEVKGQIDRLESFLLRTGYAAGEGVGGGGADLIRNLRSRVDPQTPELPKPLALPGDPPADPTDVLVFLADHLAEQLTLLDAELFLNLVPSQCLGGLWGHRDRPGHSHLCPSVRATVIQFNKVAGAVVSSVLGATSTGEGPGEVTIRPLRPPQRARLLEKWIRVAEECRLLRNFSSVYAVVSALQSSPIHRLRAAWGEAARDSLRVFSSLCQIFSEEDNYSQSRELLLQEVKLQPSPEPNSKKSPRSGSRGGGVVPYLGTFLKDLVMLDAASKDELENGYINFDKRRKEFAVLSELRQLQNKCRGYDLRPDPDIQRWLQGLRPLTEAQSHQVSCEVEPSSSSDPPAPRVLRPTLVISQWTEVLGSVGGPTPLVSWDWPNVGAEEVPATPAPLLTRLAQHMKWPSVSSLDSALESTPALQSPADPSHLSPPASSPRPSRGHRRSASCGSPLSGGAEGASRGPGYGGGGPGPGASDCRIIRVQMELGEDGSVYKSILVTSQDKAPSVISRVLKKNNRDSAVASEYELVQLLPGERELTIPPSANVFYAMDGASLDFLLRQRRRPSTATLGRASGPSASGTPPSEGGGGSFPRIKAKGRKIARALF; encoded by the exons ATGCTCCCGCGGCCCCTGCGGCTGTTTTGGGACACGAGCCCCCCCGGGGGAGTCGTGCTGAGCAGCTTCCGGAGTCGAGACCCCGAAGAGGGTGGGGGCCCAGGTGGCCGGGGCGTGGgcggggggcaggaggaggaggaggaggaggaggaggaagacgaCGAG GCCCCTGTGTCTGTCTGGGACGAGGAGGAGGATGGTGCCACCTTTACTGTCACAAGTCGCCAGTATCGGTCTGTTGATCCCTTG GCCCCGAGGCCTCCCCCGCGTTCCTTCCGGAGGCTCCGAGCTGGCACTCTGGAGGCCCTGGTCAGACACCTGCTGGACACCCGGACATCAGGGACTGACGTGACCTTCACGGCAGCCTTCCTGGCTACTCACCGGGCCTTCACCTCCACGCCTGCCCTGCTAGGGCTTATGGCTGACAG GCTGGAAGCCCTTGAATCTCATCCTACTGATGAGCTAGAGAGGACAAAAGG GGTAGCCATCTCTGTACTGTCAACCTGGCTGGCCTCTCATCCTGAGGATTTTGGCTCTGAGGTCAAGGGTCAGATTGACCGGCTTGAGAGCTTCTTGCTTCGGACAGGGTATGCAGCAGGGGAGGGTGTTGGGGGGGGCGGCGCTGACCTCATCCGCAACCTCCGGTCCCGGGTGGACCCCCAGACCCCCGAACTTCCTAAGCCCCTGGCCCTCCCCGGCGATCCCCCTGCTGACCCCACGGATGTCCTGGTGTTCCTCGCTGACCACTTGGCCGAACAGCTGACCCTGCTAGATGCG GAGCTATTTCTCAATCTGGTCCCCTCTCAGTGCCTGGGGGGCCTGTGGGGTCACAGAGACCGGCCAGGACATTCCCACCTCTGCCCGTCTGTCCGGGCTACTGTCATACAGTTCAACAAGGTGGCAGGGGCAGTGGTCAGCTCTGTCCTGGGGGCTACCTCAACCggagaggggcctggggaggTGACCATACGGCCACTCCGTCCCCCCCAGAGGGCCCGACTGCTGGAGAAGTGGATCCGTGTGGCAGAG GAGTGCCGTCTGCTCCGAAACTTCTCTTCAGTGTATGCTGTGGTGTCGGCCCTGCAATCCAGCCCCATCCACAGGCTTCGGGCAGCCTGGGGGGAAGCAGCCAG GGACAGCCTCAGAGTCTTTTCCAGCCTCTGCCAGATTTTCTCCGAGGAGGATAATTATTCCCAGAGCCGGGAGCTCCTCCTGCAG GAGGTGAAGCTGCAGCCTTCTCCGGAGCCAAATTCCAAGAAGTCCCCGAGGTCTGGCTCCCGGGGTGGG GGTGTGGTCCCATACCTTGGCACCTTCTTGAAGGACCTTGTGATGCTGGACGCAGCCTCCAAGGATGAGCTGGAG AACGGATACATCAATTTTGACAAGCGGAGGAAG GAGTTTGCTGTCCTTTCTGAGCTGAGGCAGCTCCAGAACAAATGTCGTGGCTATGACCTCCGACCTGACCCCGATATCCAGCGGTGGCTACAGGGGCTCCGGCCACTGACAGAGGCCCAGAG CCATCAGGTGTCCTGTGAGGTGGAGCCATCCAGTAGCAGTGACCCTCCTGCCCCGCGGGTGCTTCGGCCAACGCTTGTCATCTCGCAGTGGACAGA GGTGCTGGGTTCTGTTGGAGGTCCCACACCCCTTGTCTCCTGGGACTGGCCGAATGTGGGGGCAGAGGAGGTGCCTGCAACCCCCGCTCCACTGCTGACCCGGCTGGCCCAG CACATGAAGTGGCCGTCTGTCTCATCTCTGGACTCCGCCCTGGAAAGCACTCCAGCCCTTCAGAGTCCCGCTGACCCCAGCCACctctctcccccagcctcctccccgaGGCCTTCTCGAGGTCACCGCCGCTCAGCCTCCTGTGGCTCCCCGCTCAGTGGGGGTGCAGAAGGGGCCTCCAGGGGGCctggatatgggggaggggggccTGGGCCAGGGGCCTCTGATTGCCGCATCATCCGAGTCCAGATGGAGCTGGGGGAAGACGGCAGTGTCTACAAGAGCATCTTG GTGACAAGCCAGGACAAGGCTCCAAGTGTCATCAGTCGTGTCCTTAAGAAAAACAATCGTGATTCTGCGGTGGCTTCAGAGTATGAGCTAGTGCAGCTGCTCCCAGGGGAGCGAG AGCTGACCATCCCCCCCTCGGCTAACGTCTTCTATGCTATGGATGGAGCTTCACTCGATTTCCTCCTGCGGCAGCGGCGACGGCCCTCCACTGCTACACTGGGCCGTGCCAGTGGCCCTTCTGCCTCGGGAACTCCCCCaagtgagggaggagggggttCTTTTCCCCGGATCAAGGCCAAAGGGAGGAAGATAGCCCGAGCACTGTTCTGA
- the TAPBP gene encoding tapasin isoform X2: MKPLSLLLAVALGTATVVSAGPAVIECWFVEDAGGGRLSKKPSALLLRQSSESPPPRPDLDPERYLKVHDPAGTLLAAFRRYPRDAPAPRCEMSHYVPLPASAIWLSGLTPEQSCPRALDGRWLMVSMSSPVLSLSSLLRPQSEPQPEPALITMATAVLTVLTHTPTPRIRLGQDALLDLSFAYSPPTPKAATSLAPGPPPFGLEWRRQHLGKGHLMLAATPGLSGQMPAAREGAVAFAAWDDDEPLGPWTGNGTFWLPAVQPFQEGTYLATVHLPYLQGQTTLELAVQKPPKVTLTPAPLIWAAPREAPPELLCLVSHFYPSEGLEVEWELWGGPEGRFQKAEGQRWLSALSHHSDGSVSLSAHLQPPPVTTGQHGARYACRVHHPSLPALGRSAEVTLQVAGLSGPSLEDGVGLFLSAFLLLGLINVLGWAAAYLATSKDSVEKKTQ; the protein is encoded by the exons ATGAAGCCTCTGTCCCTGCTCCTCGCTGTGGCTCTGG GCACGGCGACCGTCGTCTCGGCGGGACCCGCAGTGATAGAGTGCTGGTTCGTGGAGGATGCGGGCGGGGGCCGGTTGTCCAAGAAACCCTCTGCACTGCTGCTGCGCCAGAGCTCGGAGAGCCCACCTCCCCGGCCGGACCTCGACCCAGAGCGCTACCTCAAAGTGCATG ACCCCGCGGGCACCCTCCTGGCCGCCTTCAGGCGATACCCGCGGGACGCCCCCGCGCCACGCTGCGAAATGAGCCACTACGTCCCGCTTCCTGCCTCGGCGATCTGGCTCAGCGGCTTGACCCCGGAGCAGAGCTGCCCGCGGGCCCTGGATGGGAGGTGGCTCATGGTCAGCATGTCCAGCCCGGTCCTCAGCCTCTCCAGCCTCCTTCGACCACAGTCCGAGCCTCAGCCGGAGCCTGCTCTCATCACCATGGCAACAG CTGTGCTGACTGTCCTCACTCACACCCCCACCCCTCGCATCCGATTGGGACAAGATGCCCTGCTGGACCTGAGCTTCGCCTactcgccccccacccccaaggctgCTACCTCTCTGGCCCCAGGTCCCCCTCCCTTTGGGCTGGAATGGCGACGCCAGCACCTGGGTAAGGGGCACCTGATGCTGGCTGCGACTCCTGGGCTGAGTGGGCAAATGCCAGCTGCCCGAGAGGGGGCGGTGGCATTTGCTGCTTGGGATGATGATGAGCCCTTGGGGCCGTGGACCGGAAATGGGACCTTCTGGCTGCCTGCAGTGCAGCCCTTCCAGGAGGGCACCTATCTGGCTACTGTACACCTGCCATACCTACAAGGGCAGACCACCCTGGAGCTTGCCGTACAGA AGCCCCCCAAGGTGACCCTGACACCAGCACCTCTTATATGGGCTGCCCCCAGGGAGGCACCCCCGGAGCTGCTCTGCCTCGTGTCCCACTTCTACCCCTCCGAGGGCCTGGAGGTGGAGTGGGAGCTCTGGGGTGGCCCAGAGGGTCGCTTTCAGAAGGCCGAGGGGCAGAGGTGGCTCTCCGCCCTAAGCCATCATTCAGATGGCTCCGTGAGCCTCTCTGCACACCTGCAGCCACCCCCGGTCACCACCGGGCAGCATGGGGCACGCTATGCCTGTCGTGTCCACCACCCCAGCCTGCCCGCCTTGGGGCGCAGCGCCGAGGTAACCCTGCAGGTAGCTG GTCTCTCTGGGCCCTCTCTGGAGGATGGCGTAGGCCTCTTCCTGTCTGCCTTTCTCCTCCTTGGGCTCATCAACGTGCTGGGCTGGGCCG CTGCCTACCTGGCAACTTCCAAGGATTCAGTGGAAAAG AAAACACAGTGA
- the TAPBP gene encoding tapasin isoform X3 produces the protein MKPLSLLLAVALGTATVVSAGPAVIECWFVEDAGGGRLSKKPSALLLRQSSESPPPRPDLDPERYLKVHDPAGTLLAAFRRYPRDAPAPRCEMSHYVPLPASAIWLSGLTPEQSCPRALDGRWLMVSMSSPVLSLSSLLRPQSEPQPEPALITMATAVLTVLTHTPTPRIRLGQDALLDLSFAYSPPTPKAATSLAPGPPPFGLEWRRQHLGKGHLMLAATPGLSGQMPAAREGAVAFAAWDDDEPLGPWTGNGTFWLPAVQPFQEGTYLATVHLPYLQGQTTLELAVQKPPKVTLTPAPLIWAAPREAPPELLCLVSHFYPSEGLEVEWELWGGPEGRFQKAEGQRWLSALSHHSDGSVSLSAHLQPPPVTTGQHGARYACRVHHPSLPALGRSAEVTLQVAAAYLATSKDSVEKKTQ, from the exons ATGAAGCCTCTGTCCCTGCTCCTCGCTGTGGCTCTGG GCACGGCGACCGTCGTCTCGGCGGGACCCGCAGTGATAGAGTGCTGGTTCGTGGAGGATGCGGGCGGGGGCCGGTTGTCCAAGAAACCCTCTGCACTGCTGCTGCGCCAGAGCTCGGAGAGCCCACCTCCCCGGCCGGACCTCGACCCAGAGCGCTACCTCAAAGTGCATG ACCCCGCGGGCACCCTCCTGGCCGCCTTCAGGCGATACCCGCGGGACGCCCCCGCGCCACGCTGCGAAATGAGCCACTACGTCCCGCTTCCTGCCTCGGCGATCTGGCTCAGCGGCTTGACCCCGGAGCAGAGCTGCCCGCGGGCCCTGGATGGGAGGTGGCTCATGGTCAGCATGTCCAGCCCGGTCCTCAGCCTCTCCAGCCTCCTTCGACCACAGTCCGAGCCTCAGCCGGAGCCTGCTCTCATCACCATGGCAACAG CTGTGCTGACTGTCCTCACTCACACCCCCACCCCTCGCATCCGATTGGGACAAGATGCCCTGCTGGACCTGAGCTTCGCCTactcgccccccacccccaaggctgCTACCTCTCTGGCCCCAGGTCCCCCTCCCTTTGGGCTGGAATGGCGACGCCAGCACCTGGGTAAGGGGCACCTGATGCTGGCTGCGACTCCTGGGCTGAGTGGGCAAATGCCAGCTGCCCGAGAGGGGGCGGTGGCATTTGCTGCTTGGGATGATGATGAGCCCTTGGGGCCGTGGACCGGAAATGGGACCTTCTGGCTGCCTGCAGTGCAGCCCTTCCAGGAGGGCACCTATCTGGCTACTGTACACCTGCCATACCTACAAGGGCAGACCACCCTGGAGCTTGCCGTACAGA AGCCCCCCAAGGTGACCCTGACACCAGCACCTCTTATATGGGCTGCCCCCAGGGAGGCACCCCCGGAGCTGCTCTGCCTCGTGTCCCACTTCTACCCCTCCGAGGGCCTGGAGGTGGAGTGGGAGCTCTGGGGTGGCCCAGAGGGTCGCTTTCAGAAGGCCGAGGGGCAGAGGTGGCTCTCCGCCCTAAGCCATCATTCAGATGGCTCCGTGAGCCTCTCTGCACACCTGCAGCCACCCCCGGTCACCACCGGGCAGCATGGGGCACGCTATGCCTGTCGTGTCCACCACCCCAGCCTGCCCGCCTTGGGGCGCAGCGCCGAGGTAACCCTGCAGGTAGCTG CTGCCTACCTGGCAACTTCCAAGGATTCAGTGGAAAAG AAAACACAGTGA
- the TAPBP gene encoding tapasin isoform X1 gives MKPLSLLLAVALGTATVVSAGPAVIECWFVEDAGGGRLSKKPSALLLRQSSESPPPRPDLDPERYLKVHDPAGTLLAAFRRYPRDAPAPRCEMSHYVPLPASAIWLSGLTPEQSCPRALDGRWLMVSMSSPVLSLSSLLRPQSEPQPEPALITMATAVLTVLTHTPTPRIRLGQDALLDLSFAYSPPTPKAATSLAPGPPPFGLEWRRQHLGKGHLMLAATPGLSGQMPAAREGAVAFAAWDDDEPLGPWTGNGTFWLPAVQPFQEGTYLATVHLPYLQGQTTLELAVQKPPKVTLTPAPLIWAAPREAPPELLCLVSHFYPSEGLEVEWELWGGPEGRFQKAEGQRWLSALSHHSDGSVSLSAHLQPPPVTTGQHGARYACRVHHPSLPALGRSAEVTLQVAGLSGPSLEDGVGLFLSAFLLLGLINVLGWAGESAYLATSKDSVEKKTQ, from the exons ATGAAGCCTCTGTCCCTGCTCCTCGCTGTGGCTCTGG GCACGGCGACCGTCGTCTCGGCGGGACCCGCAGTGATAGAGTGCTGGTTCGTGGAGGATGCGGGCGGGGGCCGGTTGTCCAAGAAACCCTCTGCACTGCTGCTGCGCCAGAGCTCGGAGAGCCCACCTCCCCGGCCGGACCTCGACCCAGAGCGCTACCTCAAAGTGCATG ACCCCGCGGGCACCCTCCTGGCCGCCTTCAGGCGATACCCGCGGGACGCCCCCGCGCCACGCTGCGAAATGAGCCACTACGTCCCGCTTCCTGCCTCGGCGATCTGGCTCAGCGGCTTGACCCCGGAGCAGAGCTGCCCGCGGGCCCTGGATGGGAGGTGGCTCATGGTCAGCATGTCCAGCCCGGTCCTCAGCCTCTCCAGCCTCCTTCGACCACAGTCCGAGCCTCAGCCGGAGCCTGCTCTCATCACCATGGCAACAG CTGTGCTGACTGTCCTCACTCACACCCCCACCCCTCGCATCCGATTGGGACAAGATGCCCTGCTGGACCTGAGCTTCGCCTactcgccccccacccccaaggctgCTACCTCTCTGGCCCCAGGTCCCCCTCCCTTTGGGCTGGAATGGCGACGCCAGCACCTGGGTAAGGGGCACCTGATGCTGGCTGCGACTCCTGGGCTGAGTGGGCAAATGCCAGCTGCCCGAGAGGGGGCGGTGGCATTTGCTGCTTGGGATGATGATGAGCCCTTGGGGCCGTGGACCGGAAATGGGACCTTCTGGCTGCCTGCAGTGCAGCCCTTCCAGGAGGGCACCTATCTGGCTACTGTACACCTGCCATACCTACAAGGGCAGACCACCCTGGAGCTTGCCGTACAGA AGCCCCCCAAGGTGACCCTGACACCAGCACCTCTTATATGGGCTGCCCCCAGGGAGGCACCCCCGGAGCTGCTCTGCCTCGTGTCCCACTTCTACCCCTCCGAGGGCCTGGAGGTGGAGTGGGAGCTCTGGGGTGGCCCAGAGGGTCGCTTTCAGAAGGCCGAGGGGCAGAGGTGGCTCTCCGCCCTAAGCCATCATTCAGATGGCTCCGTGAGCCTCTCTGCACACCTGCAGCCACCCCCGGTCACCACCGGGCAGCATGGGGCACGCTATGCCTGTCGTGTCCACCACCCCAGCCTGCCCGCCTTGGGGCGCAGCGCCGAGGTAACCCTGCAGGTAGCTG GTCTCTCTGGGCCCTCTCTGGAGGATGGCGTAGGCCTCTTCCTGTCTGCCTTTCTCCTCCTTGGGCTCATCAACGTGCTGGGCTGGGCCGGTGAGT CTGCCTACCTGGCAACTTCCAAGGATTCAGTGGAAAAG AAAACACAGTGA
- the ZBTB22 gene encoding zinc finger and BTB domain-containing protein 22: MEPSPLSPSGAALPLPLSLAPPPLPLPAAAVVHVSFPEVTSALLESLNQQRLQGQLCDVSIRVQGREFRAHRAVLAASSPYFHDQVLLKGMTSISLPSVMDPGAFETVLASAYTGRLSMAAADIVNFLTVGSVLQMWHIVDKCTELLREGRASATTTTITTAAATSVTVPGAGVTSGSGGTVAPATVGSVRFHASSRASENQSPSSSNYFSPRESTDFSSSSQEAFAASAVGSRERQGGGPVFPAPVVGSGGATSGKLLLEADELCDDGGDGRGAVVPGTGLRRPTYAPPSIVPQKHWVYVKRGGNCPAPAPLVPQDPDLEEDEEEEDLVLTCEDDEDEELGGGSGVPPGGGSEATLSISDVRTLSEPPDKGEEQVNFCESSNDFGPYEGGGPGAGLDDSGGPTPSSYAPSHPSRPLLPLDMQGNQILVFPSSSSSSSSSQAPGQPPGNQAEHGAVTLGSTSAGALGMPGGTGGTPGGTGSGDGNKIFLCHCGKAFSHKSMRDRHVNMHLNLRPFDCPVCNKKFKMKHHLTEHMKTHTGLKPYECGVCAKKFMWRDSFMRHRGHCERRHRLGGGGGAGPGPGGTTGPALQPKRESPGGGGSGDEASGATPPSSRRVWSPPSVHKVEMGFSGGGGAN; encoded by the coding sequence ATGGAGCCATCTCCCCTGTCTCCCAGCGGGGCAGCACTCCCCCTGCCTCTATCGCTGGccccaccaccactgcccctGCCTGCAGCGGCAGTAGTGCACGTGTCCTTCCCCGAGGTGACCAGTGCCCTCTTGGAGTCTCTCAATCAGCAGCGGCTGCAGGGCCAGCTCTGTGATGTGTCCATCCGAGTGCAGGGACGGGAGTTCAGGGCTCATCGTGCTGTCCTGGCTGCCTCTTCCCCTTACTTCCACGACCAGGTCCTACTCAAGGGCATGACCTCCATCTCGCTGCCTAGCGTCATGGACCCAGGCGCCTTCGAGACTGTCTTGGCTTCAGCTTATACTGGTCGCCTCAGCATGGCCGCTGCTGACATTGTCAACTTCCTCACAGTGGGGTCTGTGCTCCAAATGTGGCACATCGTGGATAAGTGCACTGAACTCCTCCGAGAGGGCCGGGCctcagccaccaccaccaccatcaccactgctGCAGCCACATCGGTCACTGTCCCTGGTGCTGGGGTCACCTCAGGGAGTGGGGGCACCGTGGCCCCTGCCACTGTGGGATCCGTACGCTTCCATGCCTCCAGCCGGGCCAGTGAGAATCAGTCCCCCAGCAGCAGCAACTATTTCAGCCCTCGGGAGTCCActgatttctcttcttcctcccaggAGGCTTTTGCAGCTTCTGCAGTGGGCAGTAGGGAGCGTCAAGGAGGTGGCCCTGTATTCCCCGCCCCTGTGGTTGGCAGTGGGGGGGCTACCTCTGGGAAGCTGCTGCTGGAGGCAGATGAGCTGTGTGATGAcggtggggatgggaggggtgCAGTGGTCCCTGGGACTGGGCTCCGCCGGCCCACCTACGCACCCCCCAGCATTGTGCCGCAGAAACACTGGGTATATGTGAAACGGGGTGGAAACTGCCCAGCACCAGCGCCCCTCGTTCCCCAAGACCCAGACCTGGAAGAggatgaggaggaggaagacTTGGTGTTGACCTGTGAGGATGATGAAGATGAAGAGCTGGGGGGTGGCTCCGGGGTGCCACCAGGGGGAGGATCTGAGGCTACCCTTAGCATAAGTGACGTCCGGACCCTGTCTGAGCCTCCAGACAAGGGAGAGGAGCAGGTCAATTTCTGTGAGTCCTCCAATGACTTTGGCCCCTATGAAGGTGGGGGTCCTGGGGCAGGGCTTGATGATTCAGGGGGACCAACCCCTTCCTCCTATGCTCCCTCCCATCCTTCGAGGCCCCTGCTTCCACTGGACATGCAAGGCAACCAGATCCTGGTCTTCCCAtcctcttcatcctcctcctcctcctcacagGCTCCAGGCCAGCCACCAGGGAACCAAGCTGAACATGGGGCAGTGACCCTGGGGAGCACATCGGCAGGGGCCCTGGGCATGCCGGGTGGCACCGGCGGGACTCCTGGAGGGACAGGCAGTGGGGATGGAAATAAGATCTTTCTGTGCCACTGCGGAAAGGCCTTCTCCCACAAGAGCATGCGAGATCGCCATGTGAACATGCACCTCAACCTGCGGCCCTTTGATTGCCCCGTGTGCAACAAAAAGTTCAAGATGAAGCATCACCTGACAGAGCACATGAAGACACACACAGGCCTCAAGCCATATGAGTGCGGCGTCTGCGCCAAGAAGTTCATGTGGCGAGACAGTTTCATGCGCCATCGGGGACATTGTGAGCGCCGGCACCGCCtaggcggcgggggcggggctggacCCGGACCCGGGGGGACCACCGGGCCAGCCTTGCAGCCCAAGAGAGAGTCCCCCGGCGGCGGGGGCAGCGGCGACGAGGCGAGTGGGGCCACGCCCCCGTCCAGTCGACGGGTCTGGTCCCCGCCCAGCGTCCACAAGGTGGAGATGGGCTTCAGTGGGGGCGGAGGAGCAAACTGA